A region of Parcubacteria group bacterium DNA encodes the following proteins:
- a CDS encoding type II toxin-antitoxin system HicA family toxin, with amino-acid sequence MSKLPRIPSSLVIRALKRARFYEFHQSGSHIQLRHLDKKNLRITIPFHRKDLTPKTLRSIIKQSGLTVDEFIKIL; translated from the coding sequence GTGTCCAAACTTCCTCGCATCCCGTCATCTTTGGTAATCCGAGCTTTGAAAAGAGCTCGGTTTTATGAATTCCATCAATCCGGCAGCCATATTCAACTGCGTCATTTAGATAAGAAAAATTTGAGAATTACAATTCCATTTCATCGCAAAGATTTGACTCCAAAAACTTTAAGATCAATCATTAAACAATCTGGTCTTACTGTTGATGAATTTATTAAAATATTATAG
- a CDS encoding type II toxin-antitoxin system HicB family antitoxin — MIELMKNYKEKIYEYEVMFESNGAGYTITVPKLPGLVTEGDNLKHSREMAKDAIRCYLEAILKEKALPFSNSSTRIREKVDITM, encoded by the coding sequence ATGATTGAGTTAATGAAAAATTATAAAGAGAAAATCTACGAATACGAAGTAATGTTTGAATCCAACGGAGCTGGGTATACCATTACTGTCCCAAAACTTCCTGGTCTTGTGACTGAAGGTGACAATTTGAAACACTCAAGAGAAATGGCAAAAGACGCTATTCGGTGCTATTTAGAAGCAATACTAAAAGAAAAAGCATTACCTTTCAGTAATTCATCTACAAGAATCAGAGAGAAAGTTGATATCACAATGTAA
- the rpmG gene encoding 50S ribosomal protein L33: MKAQDKVTKLQCSLCKRTNYYTQKNKKLVERKLEYKKFCKWCRKHVLHKEAKK, from the coding sequence ATGAAAGCGCAAGACAAAGTAACAAAACTTCAATGCTCGCTATGTAAGCGGACAAATTATTATACCCAGAAAAATAAAAAACTGGTTGAGCGGAAGTTGGAATACAAAAAGTTTTGTAAGTGGTGTAGAAAACATGTGTTACACAAAGAAGCAAAAAAGTAG
- the typA gene encoding translational GTPase TypA: MEIRNIAIIAHVDHGKTTLTDALMRQTGATSEGVSMDSNALELERGITIYSKNASVYYPSKTSGRPVTKINIVDTPGHADFGSEVERVLRSIDSVLLVVDAQEGPMPQTRFVLKKSLELGLKPIVVINKIDKPAADPTRCEEQVLELFFELGANNEQSNFPIVYTIGRLGIAKKNLQDESDNLDPLLDTIIDHVKPASSDLLNHKPLRMQPFNLAYDNFMGRLAIVRVHEGIAAAGAGVFIKKPDGETRSGKITRIFTFNGLERVETSEVRAGDIALIAGLSDIYIGETIAADDAALPLPAIAIDEPTIALTFLVNNSPFAGREGKFVTSRQLRDYLERELEVNVGLRVDFNQFDNFRVFGRGEFHIAILLENMRRAGYELQVSQPQVIIREENGKKVEPFEEVIVDTPTEHQGTIIERLGSRDFVIKEIKSMGEISRLSFEGPTRGLLGYRSQFVIDTKGEGILSSRVIGFRPYAGEIKKHNTGSMISMASGKALGYALWFLQERGLIYIGPGTQVYEGMVIGNTSKGEEMPVNPTKGKHLTNVRASGSDEAINLIPPFTLSIERGLEIMAEDEYLEITPKSVRLRKQYLSKVERARAHRMITGQS; encoded by the coding sequence ATGGAAATTAGAAATATCGCTATTATTGCCCATGTTGACCATGGTAAAACCACACTGACCGATGCCTTAATGCGCCAAACAGGCGCTACCAGCGAAGGCGTGTCTATGGATTCAAACGCGCTCGAACTCGAGCGTGGAATTACCATATATTCCAAGAATGCCTCCGTTTATTATCCCTCGAAAACCTCGGGACGTCCCGTAACAAAAATCAATATCGTAGACACGCCGGGTCATGCCGATTTCGGTTCTGAAGTTGAGCGGGTTTTGCGATCCATTGATTCGGTGCTTCTTGTAGTTGACGCGCAGGAAGGACCAATGCCTCAAACACGATTTGTTTTGAAAAAATCGCTAGAGCTTGGCCTTAAGCCAATAGTGGTTATAAATAAAATAGATAAGCCGGCAGCGGATCCGACGCGTTGCGAAGAACAGGTTTTAGAACTTTTTTTTGAACTTGGTGCGAATAATGAACAATCAAATTTTCCTATCGTCTACACAATCGGCCGGCTGGGAATCGCAAAAAAAAATCTTCAAGACGAATCCGATAACCTTGATCCCTTACTTGATACGATTATCGACCATGTTAAACCGGCATCTTCAGATTTGTTAAACCATAAACCTCTTAGAATGCAGCCATTTAATCTTGCTTACGATAACTTTATGGGACGGCTCGCAATAGTGCGCGTTCACGAAGGCATTGCCGCAGCGGGAGCCGGTGTTTTTATTAAAAAACCAGACGGCGAAACCCGTTCCGGAAAAATCACCAGAATTTTTACTTTCAACGGTTTGGAAAGAGTTGAAACAAGCGAAGTGCGCGCCGGCGATATCGCGCTTATTGCCGGTCTTTCTGATATTTATATCGGCGAAACAATAGCGGCGGATGACGCGGCACTTCCCTTGCCGGCCATTGCTATCGACGAGCCAACTATCGCGCTGACATTTCTTGTAAATAATTCGCCTTTTGCCGGACGCGAAGGAAAATTTGTAACCTCGCGCCAATTACGCGATTATTTAGAACGCGAACTTGAAGTAAACGTAGGATTGCGAGTTGATTTTAATCAATTTGATAATTTTCGCGTCTTTGGTCGCGGTGAATTTCATATCGCTATTTTACTGGAAAACATGCGGCGCGCCGGCTACGAACTGCAGGTTTCCCAGCCGCAAGTTATTATCCGCGAAGAGAACGGCAAAAAAGTAGAACCATTTGAGGAAGTAATCGTTGATACGCCGACCGAACATCAGGGAACAATTATAGAGCGTCTTGGCAGTCGCGATTTTGTCATTAAAGAAATTAAGAGCATGGGCGAAATATCAAGGCTTTCATTTGAAGGTCCGACGCGCGGACTTTTGGGATACAGAAGCCAATTCGTCATAGATACCAAGGGCGAAGGCATCCTTTCATCGCGCGTTATCGGATTTCGCCCGTACGCGGGAGAAATTAAAAAGCATAACACCGGCTCCATGATTTCAATGGCATCTGGCAAAGCGCTGGGTTACGCGCTTTGGTTTTTACAGGAACGAGGGCTTATTTATATCGGTCCCGGCACTCAAGTTTATGAAGGAATGGTGATTGGGAATACTTCTAAAGGAGAAGAAATGCCCGTTAATCCGACAAAGGGCAAACATCTTACAAACGTACGCGCCTCCGGTTCCGACGAAGCGATAAATCTTATTCCACCTTTCACGCTTAGCATTGAGCGAGGCCTTGAAATAATGGCGGAAGACGAATATCTGGAAATTACGCCAAAAAGCGTCCGCCTTAGAAAACAATATCTTTCCAAAGTAGAACGGGCCAGAGCGCACCGGATGATTACTGGTCAAAGTTAG
- a CDS encoding glutaredoxin family protein: MPKVTIYTTPTCIYCKMTKEFFKEHNIAYEEKDVSSDDKAREEMIARSDQMGVPVIDIDGQITIGFDKERLLELLKIK, encoded by the coding sequence ATGCCAAAAGTCACCATTTACACAACTCCTACCTGTATCTACTGCAAAATGACCAAGGAATTTTTTAAGGAGCATAACATCGCATATGAAGAAAAAGATGTTTCTTCTGATGATAAGGCGCGGGAAGAAATGATTGCCAGGTCCGATCAGATGGGCGTACCGGTAATCGATATTGACGGTCAGATTACAATCGGCTTTGATAAAGAAAGGCTTTTAGAATTATTAAAAATAAAATAA